Proteins from a single region of Ischnura elegans chromosome 2, ioIscEleg1.1, whole genome shotgun sequence:
- the LOC124153938 gene encoding DNA fragmentation factor subunit beta isoform X1: MSISSKLRGFKVADSKRSRICGVACATLSDLRLKGCRKLNISNSEASKVAILLQDGTFVEDDDYFQTLPAQTLFIFQKKGETALTGYQILYNALQAVHSDYLHCGEEAMKFFDRTTKDKLLKLLKNSSQNEEKKSLCHLSHRNEHPEWFEPLDTRLQTKEDYMSSRARDRVRGYLYKTQDELRKRTDCRKQQKIIENVLAKLKAQLTKDGHFGSYFDRKTKVISNRFCNPSGYFQCEGRWDVGKCLYHENLHGINPYESHEMMVIFSTWNLDHGIERSRTIIPSLLEATKIALDCDKEDKLNWEYFYSLLFTRSNLRLVHIVCHDKGSHTSRTCDPGEYFMECKNR; encoded by the exons ATGTCTATCTCCAGTAAG CTGAGAGGGTTCAAGGTAGCCGATTCGAAGAGATCACGTATTTGCGGAGTTGCCTGTGCCACATTAAGCGACCTACGTCTCAAGGGATGCCGTAAGCTAAAT aTCAGCAACTCTGAGGCATCAAAAGTTGCAATTTTGTTGCAGGATGGAACATTTGTCGAGGATGACGACTATTTTCAAACACTTCCAGCCCAgaccttatttatttttcagaagaaAGGCGAGACAGCTTTAACTG gGTATCAAATATTATACAATGCTCTTCAAGCTGTACACAGTGATTATTTACACTGTGGGGAAGAGGCTATGAAATTTTTTGATCGTACCACAAAGGATAAGTTACTCAAACTCCTGAAAAACTCTTCTcaaaatgaggagaaaaaaagtttATGTCACCTTAGTCATCGAAATGAACATCCTGAATGGTTTGAac CTCTGGATACCAGACTACAAACAAAGGAAGATTATATGAGTTCTAGAGCTCGTGACAGAGTGCGTGGTTACCTGTATAAAACTCAAGATGAATTGAGGAAAAGAACTGATTGCAGAAAACagcagaaaataattgaaaatgttttggcaaa GTTGAAAGCCCAGCTAACAAAAGATGGACACTTTGGAAGCTATTTTGACCGTAAAACTAAGGTTATCTCAAATCGCTTTTGTAACCCTAGTGGATACTTTCAGTGTGAGGGTCGTTGGGATGTTGGAAAATGCCTATATCATGAAAATCTGCATGGAATAAATCCTTATGAAAGCCATGAAATGATGGTGATTTTCTCGACATGGAATCTTGACCATGG CATTGAAAGGTCAAGAACCATCATACCATCCCTATTGGAGGCTACAAAAATTGCTCTTGACTGTGATAAGGAAGACAAGTTGAACTGGGAATATTTCTATTCCTTGCTGTTCACAAGGTCAAATCTTAGATTAGTGCACATAGTTTGCCACGACAAAGGATCACATACTTCCCGGACATGTGACCCCGGAgaatattttatggaatgtaAAAACAGGTGA
- the LOC124153938 gene encoding DNA fragmentation factor subunit beta isoform X2 has translation MSISSKLRGFKVADSKRSRICGVACATLSDLRLKGCRKLNISNSEASKVAILLQDGTFVEDDDYFQTLPAQTLFIFQKKGETALTALDTRLQTKEDYMSSRARDRVRGYLYKTQDELRKRTDCRKQQKIIENVLAKLKAQLTKDGHFGSYFDRKTKVISNRFCNPSGYFQCEGRWDVGKCLYHENLHGINPYESHEMMVIFSTWNLDHGIERSRTIIPSLLEATKIALDCDKEDKLNWEYFYSLLFTRSNLRLVHIVCHDKGSHTSRTCDPGEYFMECKNR, from the exons ATGTCTATCTCCAGTAAG CTGAGAGGGTTCAAGGTAGCCGATTCGAAGAGATCACGTATTTGCGGAGTTGCCTGTGCCACATTAAGCGACCTACGTCTCAAGGGATGCCGTAAGCTAAAT aTCAGCAACTCTGAGGCATCAAAAGTTGCAATTTTGTTGCAGGATGGAACATTTGTCGAGGATGACGACTATTTTCAAACACTTCCAGCCCAgaccttatttatttttcagaagaaAGGCGAGACAGCTTTAACTG CTCTGGATACCAGACTACAAACAAAGGAAGATTATATGAGTTCTAGAGCTCGTGACAGAGTGCGTGGTTACCTGTATAAAACTCAAGATGAATTGAGGAAAAGAACTGATTGCAGAAAACagcagaaaataattgaaaatgttttggcaaa GTTGAAAGCCCAGCTAACAAAAGATGGACACTTTGGAAGCTATTTTGACCGTAAAACTAAGGTTATCTCAAATCGCTTTTGTAACCCTAGTGGATACTTTCAGTGTGAGGGTCGTTGGGATGTTGGAAAATGCCTATATCATGAAAATCTGCATGGAATAAATCCTTATGAAAGCCATGAAATGATGGTGATTTTCTCGACATGGAATCTTGACCATGG CATTGAAAGGTCAAGAACCATCATACCATCCCTATTGGAGGCTACAAAAATTGCTCTTGACTGTGATAAGGAAGACAAGTTGAACTGGGAATATTTCTATTCCTTGCTGTTCACAAGGTCAAATCTTAGATTAGTGCACATAGTTTGCCACGACAAAGGATCACATACTTCCCGGACATGTGACCCCGGAgaatattttatggaatgtaAAAACAGGTGA